One window from the genome of Eublepharis macularius isolate TG4126 chromosome 15, MPM_Emac_v1.0, whole genome shotgun sequence encodes:
- the YIF1B gene encoding protein YIF1B isoform X2, which produces MSAAGGGSRPGRAPAQRRPPAPPLFEDTSRAAAPAPVSSLAAAYGSSLASQGKALVDRNIERLVPVGRLKYYFAVDSLYVGRKLGRLLFPFLHQVQYQQDRPVAPRLDVNAPDLYIPVMAFITYILVAGLALGTQNRFSPDLLGLQASSALAWLIVEVLAILLGLYLVTVNTDLTTIDLVAFSGYKYVGMIVGLVAGLLFGKTGYFLLLSWCCLSIFVFMIRTLRLKILSEAAAEGVLVRGAKNQLRMYLTMAVAGLQPLFMYWLTFHLVR; this is translated from the exons ATGAGCGCGGCCGGCGGCGGATCCAGGCCGGGCCGGGCGC CCGCCCagcgccgcccgcccgccccgccgCTCTTCGAGGACACCAGCCGCGCCGCCGCCCCCGCGCCCGTCTCCAGCCTGGCCGCCGCCTACGGCAGCTCCCTGGCCAGCCAGGGCAAGGCGCTCGTCGACCGCAAC ATCGAGCGCCTGGTGCCGGTGGGCCGGCTGAAGTACTACTTCGCGGTGGACAGCCTTTACGTGGGCAGGAAGCTGGGCcgcctcctcttccccttcctgcaCCAG GTGCAGTACCAGCAGGACAGGCCCGTGGCCCCCCGCTTGGACGTCAACGCCCCGGACCTCTACATTCCAG TCATGGCATTCATCACCTACATCCTGGTGGCAGGGCTGGCTCTGGGGACGCAGAACAG ATTCTCCCCTGACCTGCTGGGCCTGCAGGCCAGCTCGGCCTTGGCTTGGCTGATTGTGGAAGTCTTGGCCATTCTGCTGGGTCTCTACCTTGTGACAGTCAACACCGATTTGACCACAATCGATTTGGTTGCCTTCTCAGGGTACAAATACGTTGG GATGATTGTGGGCCTTGTGGCTGGGTTGCTTTTTGGGAAGACGGGCTACTTCCTGCTGCTGAGCTGGTGCTGCCTCTCCATCTTCGTCTTCATG ATCCGGACACTGCGCCTGAAAATCCTGTCTGAGGCAGCTGCAGAAGGGGTGTTGGTACGGGGGGCTAAAAACCAGCTGCGCATGTACCTGACAATGGCTGTGGCTGGCCTACAGCCACTCTTCATGTACTGGCTCACTTTCCACCTGGTCCGCTGA
- the YIF1B gene encoding protein YIF1B isoform X1 — protein MSAAGGGSRPGRAPAQRRPPAPPLFEDTSRAAAPAPVSSLAAAYGSSLASQGKALVDRNIERLVPVGRLKYYFAVDSLYVGRKLGRLLFPFLHQDWQVQYQQDRPVAPRLDVNAPDLYIPVMAFITYILVAGLALGTQNRFSPDLLGLQASSALAWLIVEVLAILLGLYLVTVNTDLTTIDLVAFSGYKYVGMIVGLVAGLLFGKTGYFLLLSWCCLSIFVFMIRTLRLKILSEAAAEGVLVRGAKNQLRMYLTMAVAGLQPLFMYWLTFHLVR, from the exons ATGAGCGCGGCCGGCGGCGGATCCAGGCCGGGCCGGGCGC CCGCCCagcgccgcccgcccgccccgccgCTCTTCGAGGACACCAGCCGCGCCGCCGCCCCCGCGCCCGTCTCCAGCCTGGCCGCCGCCTACGGCAGCTCCCTGGCCAGCCAGGGCAAGGCGCTCGTCGACCGCAAC ATCGAGCGCCTGGTGCCGGTGGGCCGGCTGAAGTACTACTTCGCGGTGGACAGCCTTTACGTGGGCAGGAAGCTGGGCcgcctcctcttccccttcctgcaCCAG GACTGGCAGGTGCAGTACCAGCAGGACAGGCCCGTGGCCCCCCGCTTGGACGTCAACGCCCCGGACCTCTACATTCCAG TCATGGCATTCATCACCTACATCCTGGTGGCAGGGCTGGCTCTGGGGACGCAGAACAG ATTCTCCCCTGACCTGCTGGGCCTGCAGGCCAGCTCGGCCTTGGCTTGGCTGATTGTGGAAGTCTTGGCCATTCTGCTGGGTCTCTACCTTGTGACAGTCAACACCGATTTGACCACAATCGATTTGGTTGCCTTCTCAGGGTACAAATACGTTGG GATGATTGTGGGCCTTGTGGCTGGGTTGCTTTTTGGGAAGACGGGCTACTTCCTGCTGCTGAGCTGGTGCTGCCTCTCCATCTTCGTCTTCATG ATCCGGACACTGCGCCTGAAAATCCTGTCTGAGGCAGCTGCAGAAGGGGTGTTGGTACGGGGGGCTAAAAACCAGCTGCGCATGTACCTGACAATGGCTGTGGCTGGCCTACAGCCACTCTTCATGTACTGGCTCACTTTCCACCTGGTCCGCTGA